Proteins encoded in a region of the Bradyrhizobium sp. CB3481 genome:
- the tnpA gene encoding IS200/IS605 family transposase — protein sequence MEAEYNHLNHATWDCKYHVVFTPKYRKKLLFGKIKRHLGQVFHDLARRKECRIEEGHLMPDHVHMLISIPPKYSVSQIVGYMKGKSSIWIAQNVERKMRNFLGHKFWARGYFVTTVGRDEDMIRAYIKNQEMADQQLDQMELKISATPRSNQSS from the coding sequence ATGGAAGCAGAGTACAATCATCTTAATCACGCGACCTGGGATTGCAAGTACCACGTCGTGTTCACGCCGAAGTATCGCAAGAAGCTGCTGTTCGGCAAGATCAAGAGGCATTTGGGCCAGGTATTTCACGATCTGGCACGACGCAAGGAGTGCCGGATTGAGGAAGGCCACTTGATGCCCGATCATGTTCACATGCTGATATCGATACCACCCAAATATTCGGTGTCGCAGATCGTTGGGTATATGAAAGGGAAGAGCTCAATATGGATCGCACAGAACGTCGAACGTAAGATGCGAAATTTCCTGGGCCACAAATTCTGGGCACGCGGATACTTCGTCACGACCGTGGGGCGTGACGAGGACATGATCCGAGCCTATATCAAGAACCAGGAAATGGCCGACCAGCAATTAGATCAAATGGAGCTGAAGATTTCAGCTACCCCAAGATCCAATCAATCGTCCTAA
- a CDS encoding recombinase family protein → MLISLNVADERLTTAHRAKLAYVYVRQSSVNQVRQHQESTELQYRLVDRAIGLGWPPERVQVIDEDLGKSGAGAVDRHGFQKLIAEIGLGNAGLVVSLDASRLARNNRDWHQLLELCSVFSVLIADGERLYDPRAYHDRLLLGLSGIMSEAELHQLRMRLHQGERQKAARGELRLPLPAGLAYDRAGAIVLNPDEEVQARLRLVFAKFRELQSARRVMRYLDRNGLSLPVRPLLGPSPHEIVWRAPDSARVLSILQNPAYAGAYVYGRRQKDPSRCRLGSLTGTVKVAIADWAVCLHAAHPGYISWEEFMANQGRLADNVCRYEAGHTGVPRKGAALLQGIAICGRCGRRMSMRYTGPNADYPVYCCRSDRDQQGSVLCQEVRALAVDGLVERVVLDALVPDQIEIALAAAGQLEQESRQLERQWALRVERARYEAERARRQYDTVEPENRLVARSLERAWEEKLRVVEAVEQEHARWRAQEPLLISPAERTGLQALGENLPRIWNAATTSAADRKRILRFVIREVVLDQKRTRGQVWLKIVWQTGATTEHHVQRRVHTYRDYVDIDQLRQRILELHAEHKMDGEIAAILNQEGFVAARGCAFKGENVWVLRTRWGIPTVKINGVDKNPMRWPDGSFSIQGAAAELGVTPQTVFDYLARGLLAGRQPITSSRAGGLMGNRQRRF, encoded by the coding sequence GTGCTGATCAGCTTGAACGTCGCTGACGAGCGGCTCACGACTGCGCACCGAGCGAAGTTGGCCTATGTCTACGTGCGGCAATCATCCGTGAACCAGGTGCGCCAGCACCAGGAGAGCACGGAGCTACAGTACCGCCTCGTCGATCGCGCCATCGGGCTGGGCTGGCCGCCCGAGCGCGTCCAGGTTATTGACGAGGATCTGGGCAAATCCGGTGCTGGCGCTGTGGATCGCCATGGTTTCCAGAAGCTCATTGCCGAGATCGGCCTTGGCAACGCTGGTCTTGTGGTGAGCCTCGACGCTTCTCGCTTGGCACGCAACAATCGGGACTGGCATCAGCTTCTCGAACTTTGCTCGGTGTTCAGCGTGCTCATTGCCGATGGCGAGCGGCTTTACGACCCGCGCGCCTATCACGACCGCCTGCTGTTGGGCTTGTCCGGCATCATGAGCGAGGCGGAGCTGCATCAGCTTCGGATGCGCCTTCATCAAGGCGAGCGCCAGAAGGCGGCGCGAGGTGAGTTGCGGCTGCCCCTGCCGGCCGGGCTCGCCTACGATCGGGCAGGCGCAATTGTTCTCAATCCCGATGAGGAGGTACAGGCCCGTCTTCGCCTCGTGTTCGCCAAATTCCGGGAATTGCAAAGCGCTCGCCGTGTGATGCGTTACCTGGACAGGAACGGATTGTCCTTGCCGGTTCGACCGCTGCTTGGGCCATCTCCACACGAGATCGTCTGGCGTGCGCCAGATAGTGCACGCGTCCTTAGTATCCTTCAAAATCCGGCCTATGCTGGGGCATATGTCTATGGCCGCCGGCAGAAGGATCCGAGCCGATGTCGGCTGGGATCGCTGACGGGAACGGTCAAGGTGGCGATCGCGGATTGGGCAGTTTGCCTGCACGCCGCTCACCCAGGCTATATCAGCTGGGAGGAGTTCATGGCCAACCAGGGGCGACTGGCAGATAACGTCTGCCGCTATGAGGCGGGACACACTGGCGTACCACGCAAGGGGGCAGCCCTGTTACAAGGAATTGCGATCTGTGGCCGTTGCGGACGGCGCATGAGCATGCGCTACACGGGCCCGAATGCCGACTATCCGGTCTATTGCTGTCGCTCGGATCGGGACCAGCAAGGCAGTGTTCTGTGCCAGGAAGTCCGGGCCTTGGCCGTTGACGGCTTGGTCGAGCGGGTGGTCCTCGATGCTCTGGTGCCGGATCAGATTGAGATCGCACTCGCGGCGGCGGGCCAACTGGAGCAGGAGAGTCGTCAGCTCGAGCGCCAGTGGGCGCTTCGCGTGGAGCGCGCCCGCTACGAGGCTGAGCGCGCTCGGCGTCAATATGACACCGTAGAGCCCGAGAACCGGCTTGTGGCGCGCTCGCTTGAGCGGGCTTGGGAAGAGAAACTACGTGTCGTCGAAGCGGTCGAGCAGGAGCATGCGCGTTGGCGCGCGCAAGAGCCGCTTCTGATTAGCCCGGCGGAACGCACAGGGCTACAAGCGCTCGGCGAGAACCTGCCGCGGATTTGGAACGCGGCCACCACGTCGGCAGCCGATCGCAAGCGCATTCTGCGATTTGTCATCCGCGAAGTCGTTCTTGATCAGAAGCGGACCCGAGGTCAGGTGTGGCTCAAGATCGTCTGGCAGACTGGCGCAACCACCGAGCATCACGTGCAACGGCGCGTTCACACCTACCGCGACTACGTCGATATTGATCAGTTGCGGCAACGGATTCTCGAGCTGCATGCTGAACACAAAATGGATGGCGAGATCGCGGCAATACTCAATCAAGAAGGCTTCGTCGCGGCCCGAGGCTGCGCCTTCAAAGGCGAGAACGTCTGGGTGCTGCGTACCCGTTGGGGCATTCCCACCGTCAAAATCAACGGCGTGGACAAGAACCCGATGCGCTGGCCCGACGGTAGCTTCTCCATTCAGGGCGCTGCGGCTGAGCTTGGAGTAACCCCGCAAACAGTGTTCGATTATCTCGCGCGCGGATTGCTGGCGGGTCGTCAGCCAATAACCTCCAGCAGAGCTGGAGGTTTGATGGGGAACCGCCAAAGGCGGTTTTAA
- a CDS encoding transposase, giving the protein MAPRHLIPVTNAVEVLHRSLRKIIKSRGSFPADEAALKLLYLAIKNAGVHWWRPVEWTAAMGQFAIHFGARFPGTAR; this is encoded by the coding sequence TTGGCACCGAGACATCTCATACCGGTTACCAACGCGGTCGAGGTGCTGCACCGCAGCTTGCGCAAGATCATCAAGAGCCGCGGCAGCTTTCCGGCCGACGAGGCGGCGCTCAAGCTCTTGTATCTCGCCATCAAGAACGCCGGCGTTCATTGGTGGCGGCCGGTCGAATGGACCGCCGCCATGGGGCAGTTCGCCATCCACTTCGGTGCGCGGTTTCCAGGAACCGCCCGCTGA